From Acinonyx jubatus isolate Ajub_Pintada_27869175 chromosome B2, VMU_Ajub_asm_v1.0, whole genome shotgun sequence, a single genomic window includes:
- the MUCL3 gene encoding mucin-like protein 3, which yields MAQPAHCIRSTFGLHCCLIFLLASQEAGAITFQELQKTGDSPASDNLFPPISGFVYSAPPDHTALQSSHSPLDLSKSTETHNLKRNCNTTHHLKPIYKHIGNSQNSTSHHEVLPTSEKTPSNQGRDPNVRNGRSIDPTDSTNTHKGSSGVKYPTSAPKIKTTCLKFKSVIGSDKSVTSLRNITSESKSATSQKTINPVHNSGNSESKKIPVYSSGKSTTAPSDEVTRTPRRSERAGDHTIAANLRTTVASGTTMMKTTGHINRTSPIEKTTQIPATLREHGHSTISAHINITKSLENSLEHGKVATLPYEKTPGVPTESTKYGEETTSTNKKTTLTPQKSKKHGQNTTPDSRRITRAPEGPTDYGEKTTPANGKTMRAPAGPKDHEKTTPANREVTRPVEGPKNHEKKTTTVNGKTTNAPESPKGHGEKTTSANGMITRTLEGPKDYGEKTTPANGKTMRSLSGFKDHEKITPANKEITRSPEGPKDHEKKTTTVNRKITSAPEGPKGHDEKTTSANGVTTSVPEGPKEHEEKTTRTPEGPKDHREKTTTVRKITSAPERSKNHEERTTSANGMITRAPEGPKEYGKKTTRTLEGPKGSGEKTTPANGKTTGAPEGPENHGGKTTRALERTKDHREKNTLANGKTTRAPEGPTDHRGKTTRALEGIKDYGEKTTLANGKTMSAPEGPKDHGKTTPANRETTRALEGPKHHGEKTTTVNRKTTRVLGGPNDHKEKTTLANGKTTRVPEGSKDDGGKTTRALQGSKDHGEKNTTVNGMTTRAPEGPKDHGEKTTRALKGPKDQREKTTPANGKTTGAPEGPRNHREKTTLANGMTTRAPEVPTDHGEKTTPTNRETTRAPEGPKDNGEKTTLANRMTTRAPEGPKDHEGKTTRALEEPKNHGEKNTTVNGKTTRAPGIPTDHGEKIISANSNTTRAPERPKEHGENATPANKKTTRTQAKSIKHGVKATLATETTKPPRKPKESVGKNTASTETIRPPFNVTGDKSVTNTSPGSNKTDVTYGVPIGSLTLTTSHIELSSIMSEAPGNQNHPYQNKDGSQGGLRAGGTRENDSFPAWAIVIVVLVAVILFLVFLGLIFLIACTMKTRRALVQNTEDNDPEDDGGPNSYPVYLMEQQTLGKGQIPSPR from the exons GTGCTATCACATTTCAAGAACTTCAGAAAACTGGTGATTCCCCAGCATCTGATAATTTGTTCCCTCCTATTTCAGGCTTTGTTTATAGTGCACCCCCTGATCATACTGCTCTTCAGTCAAGCCATAGCCCTCTAGACCTTAGTAAATCTACAGAAACCCATAATCTAAAACGCAATTGCAACACTACACACCATCTCAAGCCGATTTACAAACACATAGGTAATTCCCAAAACTCTACAAGTCATCATGAAGTTCTTCCTACTTCTGAAAAAACCCCGAGCAATCAAGGAAGAGACCCAAATGTTCGGAATGGACGGTCTATTGATCCTACTGACTCTACTAACACACATAAAGGATCGTCTGGTGTAAAATATCCAACGTCAGCACCCAAGATCAAAACAACTTGCCTTAAGTTCAAATCAGTTATAGGATCAGATAAAAGTGTAACATCTTTGAGAAACATTACTTCAGAGAGTAAAAGCGctacttcacagaagaccataaATCCTGTCCACAACTCAGGAAATTCGGAGAGCAAAAAAATACCTGTGTATTCCTCAGGCAAAAGCACAACAGCCCCATCAGATGAGGTTACAAGAACCCCACGAAGGTCAGAAAGAGCTGGAGATCATACAATAGCTGCTAATCTCAGAACTACAGTTGCCTCAGGCACAACGATGATGAAGACTACAGGACATATAAACAGGACATCACCCATTGAAAAGACCACACAAATACCAGCAACACTTAGAGAACATGGACACAGCACCATATCAGCTCATATAAATATCACAAAATCACTAGAAAACTCACTAGAACATGGAAAAGTAGCCACATTGCCTTATGAGAAGACTCCGGGAGTCCCAACAGAATCTACAAAATATGGAGAAGAGACTACATCAACCAACAAGAAAACCACACTAACCCCCCAAAAGTCCAAGAAACATGGACAGAACACCACTCCGGACAGCAGAAGGATCACAAGGGCCCCAGAAGGGCCCACTGACTATGGTGAGAAGACAACCCCCGCCAATGGAAAGACCATGAGAGCCCCAGCAGGGCCCAAGGACCATGAGAAGACCACCCCAGCCAACAGGGAGGTCACAAGACCCGTGGAAGGGCCTAAGAATCATGAGAAGAAGACCACTACAGTCAACGGGAAGACCACAAATGCCCCAGAAAGCCCCAAGGGTCATGGGGAGAAGACTACATCAGCCAACGGGATGATCACAAGAACCCTAGAAGGGCCCAAGGACTATGGGGAGAAGACCACCCCAGCCAATGGGAAGACCATGAGATCCCTATCAGGGTTCAAGGACCATGAGAAGATCACCCCAGCCAACAAGGAAATCACAAGATCCCCGGAAGGGCCTAAGGATCATGAGAAGAAGACCACTACAGTCAACAGGAAGATCACAAGTGCCCCAGAAGGCCCCAAGGGACATGATGAGAAGACTACATCAGCCAATGGGGTGACCACAAGTGTCCCAGAAGGGCCCAAGGAACATGAGGAAAAGACCACAAGAACTCCAGAAGGGCCCAAGGACCACAGGGAGAAGACCACCACAGTCAGGAAGATCACAAGTGCCCCAGAAAGGTCCAAGAACCATGAGGAAAGGACTACATCTGCCAATGGGATGATCACGAGAGCCCCAGAAGGCCCCAAGGAATATGGGAAGAAAACCACAAGAACCCTAGAAGGGCCCAAGGGCTCTGGTGAGAAGACAACGCCAGCTAATGGGAAGACCACGGGAGCCCCAGAAGGGCCTGAGAACCATGGGGGGAAGACCACTAGAGCCCTAGAAAGGACCAAGGACCACAGGGAGAAAAACACCCTGGCCAATGGGAAGACGACAAGAGCCCCAGAAGGGCCCACGGACCATAGGGGGAAGACCACTAGAGCCCTAGAAGGGATCAAAGACTATGGTGAGAAGACAACCCTAGCCAATGGGAAGACGATGAGTGCCCCAGAAGGGCCCAAGGACCATGGGAAGACCACCCCAGCCAACAGGGAGACCACAAGAGCCCTGGAAGGTCCCAAGCATCATGGGGAGAAGACCACCACAGTCAACAGGAAGACCACTAGAGTCCTAGGGGGGCCCAACGACCATAAGGAGAAGACCACCCTGGCCAATGGTAAGACCACAAGAGTCCCAGAAGGGTCCAAGGATGATGGGGGTAAGACCACCAGAGCCCTACAAGGGTCCAAGGACCATGGGGAGAAGAACACAACAGTCAATGGGATGACCACGAGAGCCCCAGAAGGCCCCAAGGACCATGGGGAGAAGACCACCAGAGCCCTAAAAGGGCCCAAGGACCAGAGGGAGAAGACCACCCCAGCCAACGGGAAGACCACAGGAGCTCCAGAAGGGCCCAGGAATCACAGGGAGAAGACTACACTGGCCAATGGGATGACCACGAGAGCCCCAGAAGTTCCTACAGACCATGGGGAGAAAACCACCCCAACCAACAGGGAGACCACAAGAGCCCCAGAAGGGCCCAAGGACAATGGGGAGAAAACAACACTGGCCAATAGGATGACCACGAGAGCCCCAGAAGGCCCCAAGGACCATGAGGGGAAGACCACTAGAGCCCTAGAAGAGCCCAAGAACCATGGGGAGAAGAACACAACGGTCAATGGGAAGACCACAAGAGCCCCAGGAATTCCCACAGACCATGGGGAGAAGATCATCTCGGCCAACAGCAATACCACAAGAGCCCCAGAGAGGCCCAAAGAACATGGAGAAAATGCCACTCCAGCCAATAAGAAGACAACAAGAACTCAAGCCAAATCTATAAAACATGGAGTAAAGGCCACATTGGCCACTGAGACCACAAAACCCCCAAGAAAACCTAAAGAAAGTGTAGGAAAAAACACAGCTTCCACAGAGACTATAAGACCTCCATTCAATGTCACAGGAGACAAATCTGTCACTAATACCTCTCCTGGTTCAAATAAAACTGATGTTACCTATGGGGTACCCATTGGTTCTTTGACACTCACCACATCTCACATAGAGCTGAGTTCCATCATGTCAGAAGCCCCAGGCAACCAAAACCATCCATATCAGAACAAAGATGGCTCACAGGGAGGTCTTCGTGCTGGAGGAACGAGGGAGAATGATTCATTCCCTGCATGGGCCATAGTTATTGTGGTCCTGGTGGCTGTGATTCTCTTCCTGGTGTTCCTTGGCCTTATCTTCTTG ATTGCCTGTACGATGAAAACACGCCGTGCACTGGTCCAAAACACAGAGGACAATGACCCAGAGGATGATGGGGGCCCTAATTCCTACCCAGTCTACCTGATGGAGCAGCAGACTCTTGGCAAGGGCCAGATCCCTTCCCCACGGTGA